In a single window of the Aquipuribacter hungaricus genome:
- a CDS encoding FAD-dependent oxidoreductase, with translation MSPASEHVPVLLTVDDDPSVSRAVARDLRRRYSETHRVVRAESGEQAIEALKELKLRGTPVAAVLADYRMPDMDGIQFLEHAMDLFPRARRALLTAYADTDAAIQAINVVDVDHYLLKPWDPPEEKLYPVVDALLESWAASHEEAVEGLRLVGHRWSAASHVVRDFLARNAAPYRWVPADEPEGVRLLEAAGCDPADVPLLVDAAGGAHISPDLATVAAVAGLSTTPSEDFYDLLIVGGGPAGLGAAVYGASEGLRTVLVEKSATGGQAGQSSRIENYLGFPDGVSGGQLADRARRQAVRFGAEVLTARAVAGLDVDGPVRRVRFADGTSVSARSVLLSTGVQWRRLPAPGADDLIGRGVYYGSASTEADACAGQHVYVVGGANSAGQAAVFFSRFADRVTILVRGSSLQASMSSYLIEQVEAIDNLDVRCCTEVLEAHGTDHLEALTLGDRVSGHTERVEAGHLFVFIGAAPRTEWLDGVVARDKDGFVLTGPDLLVDGHRPARWHEQRDPYYLESSVPGVFVAGDVRAASVKRVASAVGEGAMAVTLAHRYLEQS, from the coding sequence GTGAGCCCCGCGAGCGAGCACGTCCCGGTCCTGCTGACCGTCGACGACGACCCGTCCGTGTCCCGCGCCGTCGCGCGCGACCTGCGGCGGCGGTACTCCGAGACCCACCGCGTGGTGCGGGCGGAGTCCGGGGAGCAGGCCATCGAGGCGCTCAAGGAGCTCAAGCTGCGGGGCACCCCGGTCGCGGCGGTGCTCGCGGACTACCGGATGCCGGACATGGACGGCATCCAGTTCCTCGAGCACGCCATGGACCTGTTCCCGCGCGCCCGCCGCGCCCTGCTCACCGCCTACGCCGACACCGACGCCGCGATCCAGGCGATCAACGTCGTCGACGTCGACCACTACCTGCTCAAGCCGTGGGACCCGCCGGAGGAGAAGCTCTACCCCGTCGTCGACGCGCTGCTGGAGTCCTGGGCCGCCTCGCACGAGGAGGCCGTCGAGGGCCTGCGCCTGGTCGGGCACCGGTGGTCCGCGGCCAGCCACGTCGTCCGGGACTTCCTCGCCCGCAACGCCGCCCCGTACCGCTGGGTCCCCGCCGACGAGCCCGAGGGCGTCCGGCTGCTCGAGGCCGCCGGCTGCGACCCGGCCGACGTGCCGCTGCTCGTGGACGCCGCGGGCGGCGCGCACATCAGCCCGGACCTGGCCACCGTCGCCGCGGTCGCCGGTCTGTCGACCACCCCGTCGGAGGACTTCTACGACCTGCTCATCGTCGGCGGCGGGCCCGCCGGGCTGGGCGCGGCCGTCTACGGCGCCTCCGAGGGGCTGCGCACGGTGCTGGTCGAGAAGTCCGCGACCGGCGGGCAGGCCGGTCAGTCCTCCCGGATCGAGAACTACCTCGGCTTCCCCGACGGGGTATCCGGCGGCCAGCTCGCCGACCGCGCCCGCCGGCAGGCCGTCCGGTTCGGCGCCGAGGTGCTCACCGCGCGCGCCGTCGCCGGGCTCGACGTCGACGGCCCGGTCCGCCGGGTCCGGTTCGCCGACGGCACGTCCGTGAGCGCCCGGTCGGTGCTGCTGTCGACCGGGGTGCAGTGGCGCCGCCTGCCCGCCCCCGGCGCCGACGACCTCATCGGCCGGGGCGTCTACTACGGCAGCGCGTCCACCGAGGCCGACGCCTGCGCCGGGCAGCACGTCTACGTGGTCGGCGGGGCCAACAGCGCCGGGCAGGCCGCGGTCTTCTTCTCCCGCTTCGCCGACCGGGTGACGATCCTCGTGCGCGGCAGCTCGCTGCAGGCGTCGATGTCCAGCTACCTCATCGAGCAGGTCGAGGCGATCGACAACCTCGACGTGCGCTGCTGCACCGAGGTGCTCGAGGCGCACGGCACCGACCACCTCGAGGCCCTCACCCTGGGCGACCGGGTGAGCGGCCACACCGAGCGCGTCGAGGCCGGGCACCTGTTCGTCTTCATCGGCGCCGCGCCCCGCACGGAGTGGTTGGACGGCGTAGTCGCCCGCGACAAGGACGGGTTCGTCCTCACCGGGCCGGACCTGCTCGTCGACGGCCACCGGCCCGCGCGCTGGCACGAGCAGCGCGACCCGTACTACCTCGAGTCGTCGGTGCCGGGGGTCTTCGTCGCCGGCGACGTCCGCGCCGCCTCGGTCAAGCGCGTCGCCTCCGCGGTCGGCGAGGGCGCCATGGCCGTCACGCTCGCCCACCGCTACCTGGAGCAGTCATGA
- a CDS encoding ubiquitin carboxyl-terminal hydrolase 14 produces the protein MSTCAHLADTSAPVPPAPTPDGCEECLASGSRWVHLRQCTGCGHVGCCDSSPNKHATAHFRGTEHPVVRSYEPGEAWRWCYVDSEIVEVAGA, from the coding sequence ATGAGCACCTGCGCCCACCTCGCCGACACCTCCGCGCCGGTCCCGCCGGCTCCCACCCCGGACGGCTGCGAGGAGTGCCTCGCCTCGGGCAGCCGGTGGGTGCACCTGCGCCAGTGCACCGGCTGCGGCCACGTCGGCTGCTGCGACAGCTCCCCGAACAAGCACGCGACCGCCCACTTCCGCGGCACCGAGCACCCCGTCGTCCGCTCCTACGAGCCGGGCGAGGCCTGGCGCTGGTGCTACGTCGACTCCGAGATCGTGGAGGTGGCCGGCGCGTGA
- a CDS encoding ATP-binding protein yields the protein MTSGLTREQLRELFLFEALTDDRLDFLSQMGDVIDVPAGTAVFREGEPAECFYVLLSGTVSMTRVVQGDEVEITRTDHVGSYGGATQAYVRPEEAKTYSATFTAVTDCRLFSLPGAAFAALVREWFPMAVHLLEGLFLGMQNSQTVIGQRERLLALGSLTAGLTHELNNPAAAAVRATSALRERVRAMHHKLAMLADATIEPKVLTALAGLQDEALAQAGKGSRLSALAASDAEDELVDWMDTRDVQRPFDLAPPLVAAGIRTDWLDGLADRVPAHLLESGLRWIVYSLETEQLMAEIEDATGRVSALVGAAKQYSQMDRSAQQTFDVHDGLEATMVMLGRKLQGLQVVTDFDRTLPSVPGFPGELNQVWTNLLDNAAGAMAGQGTLTVRTARDGDSLLVEVGDTGPGVPEELQRRIFEPFFTTKPVGEGTGLGLDISFRIVVGRHGGDLRVHSVPGDTRFQVRLPLRAATPPAVVPEAPPAG from the coding sequence ATGACCTCTGGCCTGACCCGCGAGCAGCTGCGCGAGCTGTTCCTCTTCGAGGCGCTCACCGACGACCGGCTGGACTTCCTGTCCCAGATGGGCGACGTCATCGACGTCCCCGCCGGGACCGCCGTGTTCCGCGAGGGCGAGCCCGCCGAGTGCTTCTACGTCCTTCTGTCCGGCACCGTGTCCATGACGCGGGTCGTCCAGGGCGACGAGGTGGAGATCACCCGCACCGACCACGTCGGCTCGTACGGCGGCGCCACCCAGGCCTACGTCCGCCCGGAGGAGGCCAAGACCTACTCCGCGACCTTCACCGCCGTGACCGACTGCCGGCTGTTCTCGCTGCCGGGGGCCGCGTTCGCCGCGCTGGTCCGCGAGTGGTTCCCCATGGCCGTGCACCTGCTCGAGGGCCTGTTCCTCGGCATGCAGAACAGCCAGACGGTGATCGGCCAGCGCGAGCGCCTGCTCGCCCTGGGCTCCCTCACCGCCGGGCTCACCCACGAGCTCAACAACCCCGCCGCGGCGGCGGTCCGGGCCACCTCGGCGCTGCGCGAGCGGGTGCGCGCCATGCACCACAAGCTGGCGATGCTCGCCGACGCCACCATCGAGCCCAAGGTCCTCACCGCGCTCGCCGGGCTGCAGGACGAGGCGCTCGCGCAGGCCGGCAAGGGCTCGCGGCTCAGCGCGCTCGCGGCCAGCGACGCCGAGGACGAGCTGGTGGACTGGATGGACACCCGCGACGTGCAGCGCCCGTTCGACCTGGCCCCGCCGCTGGTCGCCGCCGGCATCCGGACCGACTGGCTGGACGGCCTCGCCGACCGGGTCCCGGCGCACCTGCTGGAGTCCGGGCTGCGCTGGATCGTCTACTCGCTGGAGACCGAGCAGCTGATGGCCGAGATCGAGGACGCCACCGGCCGGGTGTCCGCGCTGGTCGGCGCGGCCAAGCAGTACTCGCAGATGGACCGCTCGGCCCAGCAGACCTTCGACGTCCACGATGGGCTCGAGGCGACCATGGTCATGCTCGGGCGCAAGCTGCAGGGGCTGCAGGTGGTGACCGACTTCGACCGCACGCTGCCGTCGGTGCCCGGCTTCCCCGGCGAGCTCAACCAGGTGTGGACGAACCTGCTCGACAACGCCGCCGGGGCGATGGCCGGGCAGGGGACGCTGACGGTCCGCACCGCCAGGGACGGCGACAGCCTGCTCGTCGAGGTCGGCGACACCGGGCCCGGCGTGCCCGAGGAGCTGCAGCGGCGCATCTTCGAGCCGTTCTTCACCACCAAGCCGGTCGGCGAAGGGACGGGCCTGGGCCTGGACATCTCCTTCCGGATCGTCGTCGGGCGCCACGGCGGCGACCTGCGGGTGCACAGCGTCCCGGGCGACACCCGGTTCCAGGTCCGGCTCCCGCTGCGGGCGGCGACCCCGCCGGCCGTCGT